One Spinacia oleracea cultivar Varoflay chromosome 4, BTI_SOV_V1, whole genome shotgun sequence DNA segment encodes these proteins:
- the LOC110787784 gene encoding DNA-repair protein XRCC1 isoform X1 — translation MSSSNASPNSGTAKNPKRALPSWMSARDGGSGDKQGNDRMDDDSLQKKVRGRGKGVKDSGEENSSSAGPKKSEFSNLLEGVVFVLSGFVNPERGILRSQALEMGAEYQQDWNSNCTLLVCAFRNTPKFRQVEADGGTIVSKDWFIECYTQKKLVDIETYLMHVGKPWRKSNITHTGNQVFEKSQHNISRNQEVKQREVEPKASSSPKLQELRSNASKYLGDKFAAYKVKKWAVDDLNRTITWLESQEEKPEPNEIRSVAAEGVLTCLEDAIDLLEKEEDLRHLTEQWNMVPRVVEELVEMQSAESSSTISKDDLHKQALACKKIYEGELKKMPEGSNKKNREPNSNSRNIGKGKNVVSADNRTSNSMDYESDETIEMTEDEINDAYNSIASKLPR, via the exons ATGTCATCTTCAAATGCAAGTCCCAATTCTGGGACTGCTAAGAATCCGAAGCGAGCCTTACCTTCTTGGATGAGTGCAAGAGACGGTGGAAGTGGTGATAAACAAGGTAATGATAGAATGGATGATGACAGTTTGCAGAAAAAAGTGAGAGGGCGAGGTAAAGGAGTGAAAGATAGTGGTGAAGAGAATTCCTCTTCAGCCGGTCCAAAGAAATCGGAGTTCTCCAATCTCTTG GAAGGGGTAGTTTTTGTTCTGTCAGGCTTTGTAAACCCCGAGCGAGGTATATTGCGGTCACAGGCTTTAGAAATGGGGGCAGAATATCAGCAGGATTGGAATTCAAATTGCACTCTTTTGGTTTGTGCATTTCGGAATACCCCGAAGTTTCGACAAGTTGAAGCAGATGGTGGAACAATTGTTTCAAAG GACTGGTTTATAGAATGCTACACCCAGAAGAAGCTTGTTGACATTGaaacttatcttatgcatgttggTAAACCTTGGAGGAAAAGCAACATCACTCATACAGGGAACCAAG TTTTTGAAAAATCCCAACATAATATATCTCGCAATCAGGAAGTGAAACAACGTGAAGTCGAGCCTAAAGCTTCCAGTTCACCAAAG TTGCAGGAATTGAGAAGCAATGCGTCCAAATATCTTGGAGACAAATTTGCTGCTTACAAGGTGAAGAAATGGGCAGTTGATGATTTGAATAGAACTATCACGTGGCTTGAAAGTCAGGAAGAGAAG CCTGAGCCCAATGAGATAAGGAGTGTAGCTGCTGAAGGGGTTTTGACCTGTTTGGAGGATGCCATAGACTTGCTTGAAAAAGAGGAG GATTTACGTCATTTGACTGAACAATGGAACATGGTCCCTCGGGTGGTGGAAGAATTGGTAGAAATGCAAAGTGCTGAAAGTTCTTCCACAATTTCGAAGGATGATCTTCACAAGCAGGCTCTTGCGTGTAAGAAGATCTATGAGGGTGAACTGAAGAAGATGCCTGAAGGTTCAAACAAGAAGAACAGAGAACCAAATTCTAACAGTCGTAACATAGGAAAAGGTAAAAATGTCGTCTCAGCTGATAACAGAACTAGTAATTCAATGGATTATGAGAGTGATGAAACCATTGAAATGACAGAAGATGAAATAAATGATGCTTACAATAGTATAGCTTCAAAACTACCTAGATGA
- the LOC110787784 gene encoding DNA-repair protein XRCC1 isoform X2: MSSSNASPNSGTAKNPKRALPSWMSARDGGSGDKQGNDRMDDDSLQKKVRGRGKGVKDSGEENSSSAGPKKSEFSNLLEGVVFVLSGFVNPERGILRSQALEMGAEYQQDWNSNCTLLVCAFRNTPKFRQVEADGGTIVSKDWFIECYTQKKLVDIETYLMHVGKPWRKSNITHTGNQVFEKSQHNISRNQEVKQREVEPKASSSPKELRSNASKYLGDKFAAYKVKKWAVDDLNRTITWLESQEEKPEPNEIRSVAAEGVLTCLEDAIDLLEKEEDLRHLTEQWNMVPRVVEELVEMQSAESSSTISKDDLHKQALACKKIYEGELKKMPEGSNKKNREPNSNSRNIGKGKNVVSADNRTSNSMDYESDETIEMTEDEINDAYNSIASKLPR; the protein is encoded by the exons ATGTCATCTTCAAATGCAAGTCCCAATTCTGGGACTGCTAAGAATCCGAAGCGAGCCTTACCTTCTTGGATGAGTGCAAGAGACGGTGGAAGTGGTGATAAACAAGGTAATGATAGAATGGATGATGACAGTTTGCAGAAAAAAGTGAGAGGGCGAGGTAAAGGAGTGAAAGATAGTGGTGAAGAGAATTCCTCTTCAGCCGGTCCAAAGAAATCGGAGTTCTCCAATCTCTTG GAAGGGGTAGTTTTTGTTCTGTCAGGCTTTGTAAACCCCGAGCGAGGTATATTGCGGTCACAGGCTTTAGAAATGGGGGCAGAATATCAGCAGGATTGGAATTCAAATTGCACTCTTTTGGTTTGTGCATTTCGGAATACCCCGAAGTTTCGACAAGTTGAAGCAGATGGTGGAACAATTGTTTCAAAG GACTGGTTTATAGAATGCTACACCCAGAAGAAGCTTGTTGACATTGaaacttatcttatgcatgttggTAAACCTTGGAGGAAAAGCAACATCACTCATACAGGGAACCAAG TTTTTGAAAAATCCCAACATAATATATCTCGCAATCAGGAAGTGAAACAACGTGAAGTCGAGCCTAAAGCTTCCAGTTCACCAAAG GAATTGAGAAGCAATGCGTCCAAATATCTTGGAGACAAATTTGCTGCTTACAAGGTGAAGAAATGGGCAGTTGATGATTTGAATAGAACTATCACGTGGCTTGAAAGTCAGGAAGAGAAG CCTGAGCCCAATGAGATAAGGAGTGTAGCTGCTGAAGGGGTTTTGACCTGTTTGGAGGATGCCATAGACTTGCTTGAAAAAGAGGAG GATTTACGTCATTTGACTGAACAATGGAACATGGTCCCTCGGGTGGTGGAAGAATTGGTAGAAATGCAAAGTGCTGAAAGTTCTTCCACAATTTCGAAGGATGATCTTCACAAGCAGGCTCTTGCGTGTAAGAAGATCTATGAGGGTGAACTGAAGAAGATGCCTGAAGGTTCAAACAAGAAGAACAGAGAACCAAATTCTAACAGTCGTAACATAGGAAAAGGTAAAAATGTCGTCTCAGCTGATAACAGAACTAGTAATTCAATGGATTATGAGAGTGATGAAACCATTGAAATGACAGAAGATGAAATAAATGATGCTTACAATAGTATAGCTTCAAAACTACCTAGATGA
- the LOC110787783 gene encoding LRR receptor-like serine/threonine-protein kinase GHR1, which translates to MMKLFRVVLVSLYLVSTMGQLPSPDIISLLQFKKGIKHDPTGYVLNSWNEESIDFNGCPSSWNGIVCNGGHVAGVVLDNLSLSAEADLSVFANLTMLVKLSMANNSISGNLPDNIGSFDKLQYLDISNNLFAGSLPSEIGGLATLQNLSFAGNNFSGPIPDSISGLTSLESLDLSRNSFSGPLPSSLTKLGSLVNLNLSDNEFRNKVPKGFELLSSLEVLDLHGNMLDGDLDYEFLLFSTAIHVDLSNNQLENSGSKKEKFLAGISETVKYLNLSHNRLTGSLIGQTQLFENLKVLDLSYNMFSGELPEFNFVYDLEVLRLSNNRFSGFVPNDLLKGDPVLLTELDLSGNNLTGSISIIMSTTLRTLNLSSNSLSGELPLLTGDCAILDLSKNQFQGNLSKLIKWGNVEFLDLSQNRLTGPVPETTSQFLHLNYLNLSHNSLSSSLPKVVTQFPKLSILDLSFNQLDGPFQSGLLTMPTLKELHLAGNSFVGSIKFSPSPDQSNLRVLDLADNHLGGYFPDRFGSLTGLEVLNLAGNNFSGSLPTSMNDMSSLTSLDLSENHFTGSLPTNLSSNLQSFNASYNDLSGVVPENLRVFPRSSFYPGNSKLQFPNAPPGTESSGGNSKRKSMKNLIKVIIIVACVVVFFILILLAIFVHYIRISRRPISDDDVTKKDVKRKVPPSNPSGIGGTRNLVVSAEDIITTTAAKKGSSSEIMSSPDEKAGIVTDFSPSKTSQLSWSPESGDSFAKLDVRSPDRLAGELNFLDDTVSLTPEELSRAPAEVLGRSSHGTSYRATLENGMFLTVKWLREGVAKPKKDFAKEAKKFANIRHPNVVALRGYYWGPTQHEKLILSDYISPGSLASFLYDRPGRKGPPLTWPQRLKIAVDVARGLNYLHFDRALPHGNLKANNILLDGPDLNGRVADYCLHRLMTQAGTIEQILDAGVLGYRAPELAASKKPLPSFKSDVFAFGVILLELLTGKCAGEVVSGEEGGGVDLTDWVRLRVAEGRGSDCFDSVLTSEMGNPTVDKGSKEVLGIALRCIRSVSERPGIKTIYEDLSSI; encoded by the exons ATGATGAAGCTTTTTAGGGTTGTATTGGTATCCCTATATTTGGTTTCTACGATGGGGCAGCTTCCATCACCGGACATTATATCATTGCTTCAATTTAAGAAGGGTATTAAGCATGACCCTACTGGTTATGTGTTGAATTCATGGAATGAGGAGTCCATTGATTTCAATGGGTGTCCATCTTCTTGGAATGGAATTGTTTGTAATGGTGGTCATGTTGCCGGGGTTGTTCTTGATAACTTAAGTCTGTCTGCTGAAGCAGATTTGAGTGTTTTTGCTAACCTTACTATGCTGGTAAAACTTTCAATGGCAAACAATTCAATTAGTGGTAATCTCCCTGATAATATAGGATCCTTTGATAAACTTCAGTATTTGGATATCTCAAACAACCTTTTTGCTGGCTCTTTACCTTCAGAAATTGGTGGTTTAGCCACTCTACAGAACCTTTCATTTGCCGGAAACAATTTCTCTGGACCGATTCCTGATTCTATTTCGGGACTCACTTCACTCGAGTCTCTTGACTTGAGCCGCAACTCCTTTTCCGGCCCTTTGCCTTCTTCATTGACAAAGCTAGGAAGTTTAGTtaatctgaatttatctgacaACGAATTCAGGAACAAGGTTCCAAAAGGGTTTGAATTGCTTTCAAGTCTTGAGGTGCTTGACTTGCATGGGAATATGCTTGATGGAGATCTTGATTACGAGTTTTTGCTATTCTCAACTGCTATTCATGTTGATTTAAGTAACAATCAACTTGAAAATTCTGGTTCGAAGAAGGAGAAATTCCTGGCTGGTATTTCTGAGACGGTAAAGTATCTGAATCTCAGTCACAACAGGCTTACTGGATCACTAATTGGTCAAACTCAGCTCTTTGAGAATCTGAAGGTTTTGGATTTGAGTTACAATATGTTCTCAGGAGAGTTGCCTGAATTCAACTTTGTTTATGATCTTGAGGTCCTCAGGTTGAGCAACAACAGGTTTTCAGGGTTCGTTCCTAATGATTTGCTGAAAGGAGATCCCGTACTTCTTACTGAGTTGGATTTGAGTGGCAATAATCTCACAG GTTCAATAAGCATTATCATGTCTACAACGCTTCGGACACTTAATCTGTCTTCAAATAGTCTTTCTGGTGAGCTGCCACTGCTGACTGGAGACTGTGCTATCCTTGATTTATCAAAAAATCAGTTTCAAGGGAACTTGTCAAAATTGATAAAATGGGGAAACGTTGAATTCCTTGATCTCAGCCAAAATCGTTTGACAGGTCCTGTTCCTGAAACAACATCTCAGTTTTTGCATCTAAACTATCTCAACCTTTCCCATAACTCCCTCAGTAGCAGTCTCCCAAAAGTTGTGACACAGTTCCCAAAACTTAGTATCCTGGACCTAAGTTTCAACCAATTAGATGGACCTTTTCAGAGTGGTTTATTAACTATGCCCACTTTGAAAGAATTACATCTTGCTGGAAATTCTTTTGTTGGAAGTATTAAGTTCTCTCCTTCCCCAGATCAATCCAATCTCCGAGTACTCGATCTTGCTGATAATCATTTAGGTGGCTACTTTCCAGACAGATTTGGTTCATTGACTGGTTTAGAGGTGCTTAATCTTGCTGGAAATAATTTTTCGGGTTCTTTGCCAACTTCTATGAACGATATGAGTTCGTTGACTTCTTTAGATTTATCTGAGAATCACTTTACTGGTTCTTTGCCAACTAACTTGTCTAGCAACCTTCAAAGCTTTAATGCATCATACAATGACCTTTCTGGGGTTGTTCCAGAGAATCTGAGAGTATTCCCTCGTTCATCTTTCTACCCTGGAAATTCTAAGCTACAATTTCCCAATGCACCTCCTGGAACAGAAAGTTCAGGTGGAAACTCAAAGAGGAAATCAATGAAGAACCTGATTAAAGTGATAATCATTGTTGCATGTGTGGttgtgtttttcattttgattttgctTGCCATCTTCGTACATTATATTCGCATCTCAAGAAGACCTATATCTGATGATGATGTCACTAAGAAAGATGTCAAGAGGAAGGTGCCACCAAGTAATCCCTCCGGCATTGGTGGGACCCGGAATTTGGTTGTTTCAGCTGAAGACATTatcaccaccaccgccgccaaGAAAGGTTCCTCGTCTGAGATAATGAGTAGTCCTGATGAAAAAGCTGGCATTGTAACAGATTTTTCTCCATCTAAAACTAGCCAGTTATCTTGGTCACCAGAATCTGGAGATTCTTTTGCCAAACTTGATGTGAGGTCACCTGATCGGTTAGCAGGCGAGTTAAATTTTCTTGATGATACCGTATCTTTGACACCCGAGGAGCTGTCAAGAGCTCCAGCAGAGGTTTTGGGTCGTAGCAGCCATGGAACTTCTTATAGAGCTACACTGGAAAATGGTATGTTCTTAACTGTGAAGTGGCTTCGAGAAGGTGTTGCGAAACCAAAGAAGGATTTTGCCAAAGAGGCTAAGAAATTTGCGAATATAAGGCATCCTAATGTTGTTGCATTGCGAGGGTACTACTGGGGACCTACGCAGCATGAGAAACTTATTCTGTCAGATTACATTTCACCTGGAAGTCTTGCAAGTTTTCTTTATG ACCGACCAGGGAGAAAAGGTCCGCCATTAACCTGGCCACAGAGACTGAAAATCGCAGTTGACGTTGCACGTGGTCTGAACTATCTCCATTTTGATCGAGCTCTTCCTCATGGTAACCTAAAAGCAAACAACATATTATTAGATGGTCCTGATTTGAACGGAAGAGTAGCAGATTACTGTCTTCATCGTCTCATGACTCAAGCTGGAACCATTGAGCAAATCCTTGATGCTGGTGTTTTAGGTTACAGAGCACCAGAATTAGCTGCTTCTAAGAAACCACTACCATCTTTCAAGTCTGATGTCTTTGCCTTTGGAGTTATATTGTTGGAGTTGTTGACTGGTAAATGTGCTGGTGAAGTTGTATCTGGTGAAGAAGGAGGTGGTGTTGATTTGACAGATTGGGTTCGGTTACGGGTTGCTGAAGGACGGGGTTCTGATTGCTTTGACTCTGTGTTGACTTCGGAAATGGGAAATCCTACTGTTGACAAGGGTTCAAAGGAGGTACTTGGGATTGCTTTACGTTGTATACGGTCAGTTTCAGAAAGACCAGGTATTAAGACTATATATGAAGATCTTTCATccatttag
- the LOC110787782 gene encoding centromere protein C, which yields MVLISDTEGSDLVNPLVDRSYLSLFRRTLSSSSVPSITQFSNSNSSISDALNTHLKARVLSSPDKLLKQTKTILEEAVFAEKEKVPRERRPGLGLKRAKFSAKPIPSQSAATLDFSIDVDKLSDPVEYFAAYERMENAKKEVQRLKGEPLLDLDQNRASLAPRLRRPSLLGRSATYTHRFSSSITAADVDETLLNSQETFVSDVLSPTRGGVLPDATVTKNSPRVRVPEPKSTTASKFSELDELLGSSFEGLDEDGLQNLLRDKLQIKALDIGKTFFPDWRVQLRESSISSSALRKKNEAVIHLSGKSKATRSGDKVSPAKSNSPLASLSFLNRHIAKRTPSMDPFSPIHGDLSSAEATDPTREPEKRVDRPGQSDEVNLLEIRSSTVNENENIAVSGEDPSVSVAKDADPISKPREKENGVGQSELIGNRKDSCESAVHLEENIAVFGEDPSLSVEKDADPISKPKEKEDGVGQSEPIGKRKDSCESGRSAGHIEENIAVSGEDSPVLASNDIGPASEPERHDDEVDAARLPIRQLIFEGVDRESFCSSGGVKPLSTIPEFWAGEPLSTENISVEEPSEEAAGSSKRRLQEKEKSKVPSEAVLSEERSKKGRRAKKNQLEAPVASEARNKRRKVEDSQPGHSKGDKNLRRTSLYYAGTKWEAGVRRSTRIRMRPLEYWRGERFLYGRVHQSLLTVIGVKYASPSNPGVKVKSFVSDEYKDMVEFASH from the exons ATGGTGTTGATCAGTGATACTGAGGGTTCCGATTTAGTGAACCCACTCGTCGACAGATCCTACTTATCTCTCTTTCGTCGGACCTTGAGTTCTTCTTCAGTACCGTCTATTACCCAATTTTCGAACTCTAATTCTTCCATTTCCGACGCTTTGAACACTCATCTCAAAGCTAGA GTGTTAAGTAGTCCTGACAAGTTGTTGAAGCAGACAAAAACCATACTAGAAGAAGCTGTTTTTGCAGAAAAAGAAAAAGTCCCTCGAGAGAGAAGACCTGGTCTAGGACTTAAGCGGGCGAAGTTTTCTGCAAAACCTATTCCAAG TCAGTCTGCTGCGACTTTGGATTTTAGCATAGATGTTGATAAACTGAGTGATCCAGTGGAATACTTTGCAGCCTATGAAAGGATGGAAA ATGCGAAAAAGGAAGTGCAAAGACTAAAAGGTGAACCACTCTTGGACTTGGATCAAAATCGTGCATCTTTGGCTCCCAGGCTTCGACGACCTAGTCTTCTGGG GCGGTCAGCCACCTATACACACCGCTTTTCCTCTTCAATTACAGCGGCTGATGTTGATGAGACTCTTTTGAATTCTCAAGAAACATTTGTTAGTGACGTATTAAGCCCTACTCGCGGTGGTGTCCTGCCAGATGCTACTGTTACAAAAAACTCACCAAGGGTGAGAGTGCCTG AACCCAAGTCCACGACAGCCAGCAAATTCAGCGAGCTTGATGAGCTACTGGGCTCTAGTTTTGAAGGGTTAGATGAGGATGGATTACAAAATCTCCTCCGAGACAAACTACAGATAAAAGCTCTAGATATTGGTAAAACTTTCTTTCCTGACTGGCGAGTTCAGCTGCGTGAATCTTCGATTTCAAGCTCAGCCTTGCGAAAGAAGAATGAAGCGGTAATTCATTTGTCGGGAAAGAGTAAAGCTACCAGAAGTGGAGACAAAGTATCTCCTGCGAAATCCAATAGTCCATTGGCTTCCCTCTCATTTTTGAATAGACACATTGCAAAACGTACCCCATCAATGGACCCATTTTCACCCATTCACGGTGATTTATCATCAGCAGAAGCTACAGATCCTACTAGAGAACCGGAAAAAAGGGTGGATCGGCCTGGCCAAtctgatgaggttaatttgctTGAAATTAGGAGCTCTACAGTTAACGAGAACGAGAATATTGCGGTTTCTGGCGAGGATCCTTCTGTCTCTGTAGCAAAGGATGCAGATCCCATTAGCAAGCCTAGAGAAAAGGAGAATGGGGTTGGGCAATCTGAACTGATTGGTAATAGGAAGGATTCGTGTGAATCTGCAGTGCATTTAGAAGAAAATATTGCCGTTTTTGGTGAGGATCCTTCTCTCTCTGTAGAAAAGGATGCAGATCCGATTAGCAAGCCTAAAGAAAAGGAGGATGGGGTTGGGCAATCTGAACCGATTGGTAAAAGGAAGGATTCATGTGAATCTGGAAGATCTGCAGGGCATATAGAAGAGAACATTGCCGTTTCTGGTGAAGATTCACCTGTATTGGCATCTAATGATATAGGTCCAGCTAGTGAGCCCGAAAGGCATGACGATGAG GTGGATGCAGCCCGGTTACCTATACGACAACTCATCTTTGAGGGTGTTGATCGGGAGAGCTTTTGTTCTAGTGGAG GTGTAAAACCATTAAGTACCATTCCGGAATTCTGGGCAGGTGAACCATTAAGTACAGAGAACATTTCTGTTGAAGAACCTTCTGAG GAAGCAGCGGGATCTTCCAAGAGGAGATTACAAGAGAAGGAAAAATCAAAGGTACCATCTGAAGCAGTTCTCTCTGAGGAAAGATCGAAGAAAGGACGGCGAGCAAAAAAGAATCAGTTGGAGGCGCCTGTTGCTAGCGAAGCTAGGAATAAACGGAGAAAAGTGGAAGATTCTCAACCAGGACACAGTAAAGGAGATAAGAATCTTCGCAGAACCAGCTTATACT ATGCTGGTACGAAATGGGAAGCTGGAGTTAGGCGTAGTACACGGATAAGGATGAGACCATTGGAGTACTGGAGAGGTGAACGGTTTTTGTATGGACGTGTTCATCAGA GTTTACTGACTGTGATCGGAGTGAAGTATGCCTCCCCATCAAACCCCGGAGTCAAGGTGAAGTCTTTTGTCTCTGATGAATACAAAGATATGGTTGAGTTCGCCTCACACTGA